Proteins from one Bacteroides zhangwenhongii genomic window:
- a CDS encoding inositol-3-phosphate synthase gives MKQEIKPATGRLGVLVVGVGGAVATTMITGTLASRKGLAKPIGSISQLATMRMENNEEKLIKDVVPLTDLNDIVFGGWDIFPDNAYEAAMYAEVLKEKDLNGVKDELEAIKPMPAAFDHNFAKRLNGTYIKNAATRWDMVEQLRQDIRDFKAANNCDRIVVLWAASTEIYVPLSDEHQSLAALEKAMKENNTEVISPSMCYAYAAIAEGAPFIMGAPNLCVDTPAMWEFSKKMNVPISGKDFKSGQTLMKTVLAPMFKTRMLGVSGWFSTNILGNRDGEVLDQPENFKTKEVSKLSVIDTIFEPEKFPDLYGDVYHKVRINYYPPRKDNKEAWDNIDIFGWMGYPMEIKVNFLCRDSILAAPIALDLVLFSDLAMRAGMCGIQTWLSFFCKSPMHDFEHQPEHDLFTQWRMVKQTLRNMIGEKEPDYLA, from the coding sequence ATGAAACAAGAAATTAAGCCCGCTACCGGACGTCTCGGCGTGTTGGTAGTTGGAGTGGGTGGAGCAGTTGCTACCACAATGATTACGGGTACACTAGCCTCTCGCAAGGGACTGGCAAAACCGATAGGATCTATTTCACAGTTGGCTACTATGCGCATGGAAAACAATGAGGAAAAACTTATCAAAGATGTTGTACCTTTGACAGATTTGAATGACATTGTTTTCGGAGGTTGGGATATTTTCCCGGATAACGCATACGAGGCTGCTATGTATGCAGAAGTCTTGAAAGAAAAAGACCTGAACGGAGTAAAAGACGAATTGGAAGCCATCAAGCCAATGCCGGCAGCTTTCGATCACAATTTTGCTAAACGTCTGAATGGTACTTATATCAAGAATGCTGCTACCCGTTGGGACATGGTAGAACAACTCCGTCAGGATATCCGTGACTTTAAGGCTGCTAACAACTGCGACCGCATCGTTGTTCTTTGGGCTGCCAGCACAGAAATCTACGTTCCGTTGTCTGACGAACATCAGTCACTCGCCGCTTTGGAAAAAGCAATGAAGGAGAATAATACGGAAGTTATTTCTCCGAGTATGTGTTACGCTTATGCTGCTATTGCAGAAGGTGCTCCGTTTATTATGGGTGCTCCTAACTTGTGCGTAGATACTCCGGCTATGTGGGAATTCTCTAAGAAGATGAATGTGCCTATCTCAGGAAAGGACTTCAAGAGTGGTCAGACTTTGATGAAGACTGTATTGGCTCCGATGTTCAAGACTCGTATGTTGGGTGTGAGCGGTTGGTTCTCTACCAATATATTGGGTAATCGTGACGGTGAAGTTCTTGATCAGCCGGAAAACTTCAAAACAAAAGAAGTCAGCAAGCTGTCTGTAATCGATACTATCTTCGAACCTGAAAAATTCCCCGATCTTTACGGAGATGTTTATCATAAGGTACGTATCAACTACTATCCTCCTCGCAAAGACAACAAAGAAGCATGGGATAACATTGACATCTTCGGATGGATGGGCTATCCGATGGAAATCAAGGTAAACTTCCTTTGCCGCGACTCTATCCTTGCTGCTCCTATCGCGCTCGACCTTGTATTGTTCAGTGATTTGGCAATGCGTGCAGGTATGTGTGGCATCCAGACTTGGTTGTCATTCTTCTGCAAGAGCCCGATGCATGATTTTGAACACCAACCGGAACACGACTTGTTCACTCAATGGAGAATGGTAAAACAGACATTGCGTAACATGA
- a CDS encoding DUF5686 and carboxypeptidase-like regulatory domain-containing protein: MRLIVKGTLTLFLLLLISIPLSAQYVVQGVVTDSLTKEPLPYASVRLKDTTEGTTTGSDGRFYFKTNRSEAILVISVIGYNENSRRIYPARNLSYKVALAPTAYDLSEVVVKPKRERYRKKDNPAVEFVRRMIESRDNHSPNEKDFWQRERYEKTTFALNNFDEEKQKKWLYRKFDFLTEYIDTSAVTGKPILTVSARELLATDYYRKSPRSEKQWVKGRKQAGVDEFLSKQGMQAAINEVFKDVDIYENNISLFTNKFVSPLSRIGTGFYKYYLMDTLQIAGEPCVDLAFTPFNSESFGFNGHLYVVLDSTYFVKRAVFNFPKKINLNFVDYMLLEQEFKRAEDGTRLLDHESITVEFKLTEGQDGIFARRVADYSNYTFAPTAEADKAFTKPERIIEETEALARSESFWAENRPEAAISQQENSVDHLMAQLRSYPVYYWTEKVLSILFTGYIPTSKEAPLFYIGPMNATISGNTLEGPRIRAGGMTTAWLNPHLFAKGYIAYGFKDERVKGLAELEYSFKKKKEYANEFPIHSLKLRYESDVNQYGQNYLYTSKDNVFLALKREKDDRIGYFKQAEMTYTNEFYSGFSFQLTARRRTDESSYLIPFLRKEGGVYTPVKDFSTSAAELKLRYAPNEKFFQTQWNRFPVSLDAPVFTLSHTIAGKGILGSDYTYNHTEAGIQKRFWFSAFGYTDIILKAGKVWDKVPFPLLIMPNANLSYTIQPESYSLMNAMEFMNDEYFSWDVTYFLNGWLFNRIPLLKKLKWREVVSCRGLYGHLSDKNNPALSDGLFAFPIANTQSMGKTPYVEAGIGIENILKVLRLDYVWRLTYRDAPGIDKSGLRISLHMTF, translated from the coding sequence ATGAGACTAATCGTAAAAGGTACACTGACGCTCTTTCTTTTATTGTTAATCAGTATTCCTCTAAGCGCACAGTATGTAGTGCAAGGAGTGGTGACTGATTCTCTGACAAAAGAACCTCTACCTTATGCATCTGTACGTCTGAAAGACACGACTGAGGGAACTACGACCGGCAGTGACGGACGCTTTTATTTCAAGACCAACCGTTCCGAAGCAATTCTTGTGATATCGGTCATCGGCTATAACGAGAATAGTCGGAGGATTTATCCGGCCCGTAATTTATCCTACAAAGTAGCGCTTGCGCCTACTGCTTATGACCTTTCTGAAGTTGTGGTAAAGCCCAAACGGGAGCGTTACCGGAAAAAAGATAATCCGGCAGTGGAATTTGTTCGTCGGATGATTGAGAGTCGTGATAATCATTCTCCAAATGAAAAAGATTTTTGGCAACGCGAACGTTATGAGAAGACTACTTTCGCGCTGAATAATTTTGATGAAGAGAAGCAGAAGAAATGGTTATATCGTAAATTTGATTTTCTTACCGAGTATATAGATACTTCTGCCGTCACCGGTAAACCTATTCTTACCGTATCAGCCCGAGAGTTGCTTGCTACGGACTATTATCGGAAATCTCCCCGCTCCGAGAAACAATGGGTGAAAGGACGCAAACAGGCGGGTGTTGATGAGTTCCTTTCCAAACAAGGGATGCAGGCTGCTATCAACGAAGTTTTCAAGGATGTGGATATTTACGAAAATAACATTTCCCTGTTTACCAATAAGTTTGTCAGTCCACTGTCCCGCATCGGTACGGGATTCTATAAGTATTATCTGATGGATACATTGCAGATAGCCGGTGAACCTTGTGTAGATCTGGCTTTCACCCCATTTAACTCCGAGTCTTTCGGATTCAACGGACATCTGTATGTAGTGCTCGACTCTACTTATTTTGTCAAACGTGCCGTATTCAACTTTCCCAAAAAGATAAACCTGAATTTTGTAGACTATATGTTGCTCGAACAGGAATTCAAACGTGCCGAAGACGGTACGCGCCTGCTTGATCATGAAAGCATTACGGTTGAATTTAAGTTGACCGAAGGGCAGGATGGGATCTTTGCCCGTCGTGTGGCGGATTATAGCAATTATACATTTGCACCGACTGCAGAAGCCGACAAGGCTTTCACCAAGCCGGAACGTATCATTGAAGAAACGGAGGCTTTGGCGCGTTCCGAATCTTTTTGGGCGGAGAATCGCCCGGAAGCCGCTATCTCGCAACAAGAAAATTCGGTAGATCACTTGATGGCACAGTTGCGCAGTTATCCGGTCTATTATTGGACAGAAAAGGTACTTTCTATCCTCTTTACCGGATATATCCCGACCTCTAAGGAAGCACCTCTTTTCTATATTGGCCCGATGAACGCCACTATTAGCGGTAATACACTCGAAGGTCCCCGTATTCGTGCCGGAGGGATGACAACTGCCTGGCTCAATCCTCATCTGTTTGCAAAAGGGTACATTGCGTACGGTTTTAAGGATGAGCGTGTGAAAGGATTGGCGGAACTGGAATATTCGTTCAAAAAGAAAAAAGAATATGCTAACGAATTTCCTATTCACTCTTTGAAGTTACGTTACGAGTCTGATGTCAACCAATACGGGCAAAACTACCTGTATACGAGTAAAGATAATGTGTTTCTGGCTTTGAAACGTGAAAAGGATGACCGTATCGGTTATTTCAAACAGGCGGAAATGACCTATACCAATGAATTCTATTCGGGCTTTTCTTTCCAATTGACAGCCCGCAGGCGGACGGATGAGTCTTCGTATCTGATTCCTTTCCTGCGAAAAGAGGGCGGCGTTTATACTCCGGTCAAGGATTTTTCTACCAGCGCAGCAGAGTTGAAGTTGCGTTATGCCCCTAATGAGAAGTTTTTCCAAACTCAATGGAACCGTTTTCCCGTTTCGTTGGATGCACCTGTCTTTACCTTGTCGCATACTATTGCCGGTAAGGGTATTTTAGGTAGCGATTATACATATAACCATACTGAGGCCGGTATCCAGAAGCGGTTCTGGTTTTCTGCTTTCGGCTATACGGATATTATTCTGAAAGCGGGTAAAGTGTGGGACAAAGTTCCTTTCCCCTTGTTAATCATGCCCAATGCCAACCTTTCTTATACCATTCAGCCCGAATCTTATTCATTGATGAATGCGATGGAATTTATGAATGACGAATATTTCTCATGGGATGTTACCTATTTCCTCAACGGTTGGTTATTCAATCGTATTCCATTGTTAAAGAAGCTAAAATGGAGGGAGGTTGTCTCATGTCGCGGGTTGTATGGGCATTTAAGTGATAAGAACAATCCGGCCTTGAGTGATGGCTTGTTCGCTTTTCCGATAGCGAACACACAGTCAATGGGGAAAACACCATACGTGGAGGCGGGGATAGGTATTGAAAATATTCTCAAGGTATTACGCTTGGACTATGTGTGGAGGCTTACATACCGTGATGCACCCGGAATTGACAAATCAGGCTTGAGGATAAGTCTCCACATGACCTTCTAA
- a CDS encoding sensor histidine kinase: protein MNRRYCCLFVVLFWAVLIQAAATERTFNILFLQSYTAQTPWHSSLNQGLAKGFRESGIKVNITTEYLDADFWTFRSEKVIMRRFCERARERKTDLIVTASDEAFYTLFACGDSLPLQIPVVFFDIKYPDEKLIAAHPNVCGFVANPDFDVILRQAQKIFPLRKEVLCVIDNSFLSARGLNDFQEEWDIFQKDHPDYDMKIYNTQNHTTSHIIAAICYPRNSHGRLVIAPKWSPFLSFVGKNSKAPVFASQNVGLTNGVFCAYDSDAYTSALLAGQKASQVLKGTSPQEIGVTESKQGFIYDYKQLDFFYVDPDKVASSGIIVNEPYWEKYKFLFILLYPSILALLVVSVVWLMRVNRRESKRRIQAQTRLLVQNKLVEQRNEFDNIFHSIRDGVITYDTDLHIHFTNSSLLKMLHLPSEAGGRVYEGMMAGSIFNIYNEGQDILHKMLKQVAGTGESVQIPQGSFMKEVHSDKYFPVSGEIVPIRSRGMITGMAFSARNISDEEMQKRFFDMAMDESSIYPWQFDVETNCFIFPQGFLTRLGYEESVTIISREDMERTVHPDDLKEVKLLFDRALTGEDTNTRLNFRQRNADGEYEWWEYRSSVITGLTQDSLYNILGVCQSIQRYKTAEQEMREARDKALQTDKLKSAFLANMSHEIRTPLNAIVGFSDLLSDTSGFTTEEVAQFIATINKNCGLLLALINDILDLSRIESGTMEFIFAEHNLPLLLKTVHDSQRLNMPPGVELLLRMPEGDKKYLQTDNVRLQQVVNNLINNAAKFTFSGSITFGYEEEEEPGYTRIFVEDTGVGISEEGIRHIFERFYKVDNFTQGAGLGLSICQTIVERLKGTISVTSEVGKGTRFTVRLPDYCE from the coding sequence ATGAATCGACGATATTGCTGTTTGTTTGTAGTTCTCTTTTGGGCTGTTCTTATTCAGGCGGCAGCTACGGAACGTACATTCAATATACTTTTCCTACAATCTTATACAGCGCAGACTCCTTGGCATAGCAGCCTGAACCAAGGATTGGCAAAAGGATTCAGAGAGAGTGGGATAAAGGTGAATATTACAACAGAATATCTGGATGCCGATTTTTGGACATTCCGGTCGGAGAAGGTAATCATGCGCCGCTTTTGTGAACGTGCCCGTGAAAGGAAGACCGATTTGATTGTTACGGCAAGTGATGAGGCCTTTTACACGCTTTTTGCCTGTGGCGATTCGTTGCCCTTGCAGATTCCGGTAGTGTTTTTCGATATTAAATATCCTGATGAAAAATTGATTGCTGCCCATCCTAATGTTTGCGGGTTTGTTGCCAATCCTGACTTTGATGTGATTCTCCGCCAGGCTCAGAAAATATTTCCTTTACGGAAAGAAGTGCTTTGTGTGATAGACAATAGTTTTCTGAGTGCAAGGGGGCTTAATGACTTTCAAGAGGAGTGGGACATCTTTCAGAAAGATCATCCGGATTATGATATGAAAATCTATAATACCCAGAATCATACGACCAGTCATATTATTGCAGCTATTTGTTATCCGCGTAACAGTCACGGGCGTCTTGTCATAGCTCCTAAATGGTCTCCTTTTCTCTCATTTGTCGGGAAGAACTCTAAAGCTCCTGTGTTTGCAAGCCAGAATGTGGGGCTGACTAATGGTGTATTCTGTGCCTATGACAGTGATGCTTATACTTCGGCATTATTGGCCGGGCAAAAGGCTTCTCAAGTATTGAAGGGGACATCTCCACAAGAAATAGGAGTAACGGAAAGCAAGCAGGGATTTATATATGATTATAAGCAATTGGATTTCTTCTACGTTGATCCTGATAAGGTAGCCTCAAGTGGAATAATTGTCAATGAACCTTATTGGGAGAAGTATAAATTCCTATTTATTCTTCTTTATCCGTCTATTTTGGCATTGTTGGTTGTTTCCGTCGTATGGCTGATGAGGGTTAACCGGCGCGAATCTAAACGGCGGATTCAAGCACAAACCCGTTTATTGGTGCAGAATAAGTTGGTAGAACAGCGTAATGAGTTTGATAATATTTTCCATTCTATCCGCGATGGGGTGATAACGTATGATACTGATTTGCATATTCATTTTACGAATAGTTCTCTGCTGAAAATGCTCCATTTGCCTAGCGAGGCGGGAGGACGTGTTTATGAAGGGATGATGGCAGGCAGTATTTTCAATATATATAATGAGGGGCAGGATATTCTTCATAAGATGTTGAAACAAGTGGCCGGCACAGGGGAGAGCGTGCAGATACCTCAAGGTTCTTTTATGAAAGAGGTGCATAGCGATAAGTATTTCCCGGTGTCTGGAGAAATTGTACCTATCCGTTCAAGGGGTATGATTACCGGTATGGCGTTTTCCGCCCGGAATATCTCGGATGAAGAAATGCAAAAACGTTTTTTTGATATGGCGATGGATGAAAGTTCCATTTATCCGTGGCAATTCGATGTGGAAACAAATTGTTTCATCTTTCCTCAGGGCTTTTTGACACGTCTGGGATATGAAGAATCGGTTACGATAATTTCACGTGAGGATATGGAGCGGACGGTTCATCCGGACGATTTGAAGGAAGTGAAACTGTTATTTGACAGGGCGCTGACCGGAGAAGATACGAATACGCGCCTGAACTTCCGTCAACGTAACGCCGATGGTGAATACGAGTGGTGGGAATACCGTTCTTCCGTTATCACAGGATTGACGCAAGACTCGCTGTATAATATATTAGGTGTCTGTCAAAGTATTCAGCGATATAAGACGGCCGAACAGGAAATGAGGGAAGCGCGTGATAAAGCTCTTCAGACTGATAAACTGAAATCAGCCTTCCTTGCCAATATGAGCCATGAGATTCGTACTCCATTGAATGCTATTGTTGGTTTCTCCGATTTGCTGAGTGATACAAGTGGGTTTACAACAGAAGAAGTTGCTCAGTTTATTGCGACTATTAATAAAAATTGTGGTTTGCTGTTGGCATTGATTAATGATATTCTTGACTTGTCCCGTATAGAGTCAGGTACGATGGAATTTATCTTTGCGGAACATAACTTACCTCTGCTGTTGAAGACTGTTCACGATTCACAGCGGTTGAATATGCCTCCGGGAGTGGAACTGCTGCTACGTATGCCCGAAGGGGATAAAAAGTACCTTCAGACAGATAACGTACGCCTGCAACAGGTAGTGAATAATCTGATTAATAATGCGGCTAAGTTTACATTCAGCGGTTCTATCACTTTCGGTTATGAAGAAGAGGAAGAGCCCGGATATACCCGTATCTTTGTAGAAGATACCGGAGTCGGCATTTCGGAAGAAGGTATCCGGCACATCTTTGAACGGTTCTATAAAGTTGATAATTTCACACAAGGGGCAGGATTGGGATTGAGTATCTGTCAAACAATTGTCGAGCGTTTAAAAGGGACTATTTCTGTAACTTCCGAAGTGGGTAAGGGAACCCGTTTCACTGTGCGCCTTCCCGATTATTGCGAATAA
- a CDS encoding NAD(P)/FAD-dependent oxidoreductase: MSLNIAKNNKKRVVIVGGGFGGLKLANKLKKSGFQVVLIDKNNYHQFPPLIYQVASAGMEPTSISFPFRKIFQHRKDFYFRMAEVRAIFPEKNMIQTSIGKAEYDYLVLAAGTTTNFFGNKHIEEEAMPMKNVSEAMGLRNALLANLERALTCSTKQEQQELLNIVIVGGGATGIEVAGILSEMKRFVLPNDYPDMPSSLMHIYLIEAGSRLLAGMSEDSSLHAEKFLREMGVNILLNKRVIDYRDHKVILEDGTEIATRTFIWVSGVTGVTIGNMNPSLIGRGGRIKVDQFNRVEGMDNVFAIGDQCIQSTDESYPNGHPQLAQVAIQQGELLAKNLIRLEKGQEMKPFHYRNLGSMATVGRNRAVAEFSKVKMQGWLAWVMWLVVHLRSILGVRNKVVVLLNWIWNYFTYDQSMRMIVYARKAKEIRDREKVEATTHLGQDLLSEDQ, encoded by the coding sequence ATGAGTCTTAACATAGCAAAAAACAATAAGAAACGGGTCGTCATAGTGGGCGGCGGTTTCGGTGGTCTGAAGTTGGCAAACAAGTTGAAAAAGTCGGGCTTTCAAGTCGTGTTGATAGATAAGAACAACTATCACCAGTTTCCTCCTTTAATTTATCAGGTAGCTTCGGCGGGTATGGAACCGACTTCCATCTCCTTCCCTTTTCGCAAAATTTTTCAGCACCGGAAAGATTTCTACTTCCGTATGGCGGAGGTGCGTGCCATTTTTCCCGAAAAGAACATGATACAGACTTCCATCGGGAAAGCCGAATATGATTATTTGGTTTTGGCGGCGGGTACAACCACCAATTTCTTTGGCAATAAACACATTGAAGAGGAAGCAATGCCGATGAAAAACGTGTCGGAGGCTATGGGGTTGAGAAATGCTCTTCTGGCTAATTTAGAGCGGGCTCTCACTTGTTCTACCAAGCAGGAACAACAGGAATTATTGAACATTGTCATCGTTGGAGGCGGAGCGACGGGAATAGAAGTGGCCGGAATACTTTCAGAGATGAAGAGGTTCGTATTGCCGAATGACTATCCGGATATGCCTAGCAGCCTGATGCACATATATTTGATAGAAGCGGGATCGAGATTACTTGCCGGGATGTCGGAGGATTCGTCATTGCACGCGGAAAAATTTCTTCGTGAGATGGGAGTGAATATTTTGCTGAATAAACGAGTGATAGACTATCGCGACCATAAAGTTATACTCGAAGATGGAACAGAAATCGCTACACGTACTTTTATTTGGGTAAGTGGTGTTACCGGAGTAACTATCGGTAACATGAACCCATCGTTGATAGGTCGTGGCGGACGTATTAAAGTAGATCAATTTAACCGTGTAGAAGGAATGGATAATGTGTTCGCTATCGGTGATCAATGCATTCAATCTACTGATGAAAGTTATCCGAACGGGCATCCGCAATTGGCACAAGTCGCTATCCAGCAAGGCGAACTGTTGGCAAAGAACCTGATACGTCTTGAAAAAGGACAGGAGATGAAACCTTTCCATTATCGTAATTTGGGCTCTATGGCGACAGTAGGACGTAACCGTGCTGTTGCGGAATTTAGTAAAGTGAAGATGCAAGGCTGGTTGGCTTGGGTTATGTGGTTGGTAGTCCATCTGCGTTCCATTCTTGGAGTGCGTAACAAGGTGGTCGTACTTCTTAACTGGATATGGAATTATTTCACTTATGATCAATCTATGCGTATGATTGTCTATGCGCGAAAAGCAAAAGAAATTCGTGATCGGGAAAAGGTGGAGGCAACTACTCATTTAGGGCAGGATTTGCTGTCGGAAGATCAGTAG